A window of the Oncorhynchus masou masou isolate Uvic2021 chromosome 13, UVic_Omas_1.1, whole genome shotgun sequence genome harbors these coding sequences:
- the LOC135553332 gene encoding proteoglycan 4-like — translation TAAPAPTTTTAPAPTTTTAPTTTTAPAPTTTTAPAPTTTTAPAPTTIAAPAPTTTAAPAPTTTAAPAPTTTTAPAPTTTTAPAPTPTTAPAPTTTNAPDPTTTTAPAPTTTAPAPTTTTAPAPTTTAAPAPTTIAAPAPTTTAAPAPTTTTAPAPTTTTAPTTTTAPAPTTTTAPAPTTTTAPAPTSTTAPAPTTTTAPAPTTTTAPAPTTTTAPTTTTALAPTTTAAPAPTTTASPTTTTVPAPTTSTAPAPTTTAAPAPTTTAAPATTTTAAPAPTRCSCSDNRCSCSYNRCSCSYNRCSCSYNL, via the exons accgctgctcctgctcctactacaaccactgctcctgctcctactacaaccactgctcctactacaaccactgctcctgctcctactacaaccactgcccctgctcctactacaaccactgctcctgctcctactacaatcgctgctcctgctcctactacaaccgctgctcctgctcctactacaaccgctgctcctgctcctactacaaccactgctcctgctcctactacaaccactgctcctgctcctactccaaccactgctcctgctcctactacaaccaatGCTCCTGATCCAACTACaaccactgctcctgctcctacaaccactgctcctgctcctactacaaccactgctcctgctcctactacaaccgctgctcctgctcctactacaatcgctgctcctgctcctactacaaccgctgctcctgctcctactacaaccactgctcctgctcctactacaaccactgctcctactacaaccactgctcctgctcctactacaaccactgcccctgctcctactacaaccactgctcctgctcctacttcaaccactgctcctgctcctactacaaccactgctcctgctcctactacaaccactgctcctgctcctactacaaccactgctcctactacaaccactgctcttgctcctactacaaccgctgctcctgctcctactacaactgcttctcctactacaaccactgttcctgctcctactacatccactgctcctgctcctactacaaccgctgctcctgctcctactacaactgctgctcctgctactactacaaccgctgctcctgctcctact CGCTGCTCCTGCTCCGacaaccgctgctcctgctcctacaaccgctgctcctgctcctacaaccgatgctcctgctcctacaaccTCTGA
- the LOC135552318 gene encoding proteoglycan 4-like — TAAPAPTTTTAPAPTTTTAPAPTPTTAPAPTTTNAPDPTTTTAPAPTTTAPAPTTTTAPAPTTTAAPAPTTIAAPAPTTTAAPAPTTTTAPAPTTTTAPTTTTAPAPTTTTAPAPTTTTAPAPTSTTAPAPTTTTAPAPTTTTAPAPTTTTAPTTTTALAPTTTAAPAPTTTASPTTTTVPAPTTSTAPAPTT; from the coding sequence accgctgctcctgctcctactacaaccactgctcctgctcctactacaaccactgctcctgctcctactccaaccactgctcctgctcctactacaaccaatGCTCCTGATCCAACTACaaccactgctcctgctcctacaaccactgctcctgctcctactacaaccactgctcctgctcctactacaaccgctgctcctgctcctactacaatcgctgctcctgctcctactacaaccgctgctcctgctcctactacaaccactgctcctgctcctactacaaccactgctcctactacaaccactgctcctgctcctactacaaccactgcccctgctcctactacaaccactgctcctgctcctacttcaaccactgctcctgctcctactacaaccactgctcctgctcctactacaaccactgctcctgctcctactacaaccactgctcctactacaaccactgctcttgctcctactacaaccgctgctcctgctcctactacaactgcttctcctactacaaccactgttcctgctcctactacatccactgctcctgctcctactaca
- the LOC135553333 gene encoding proteoglycan 4-like, whose protein sequence is TAAPAPTPTTAPATTTTNAPAPTTTTASAPTTTTAPAPTTAAPATAPAPTTSAPAPTTAVPAPTTAAPTTTTAPVPTTTTAPAPTTTNAPAPTTTTAHAPTTTTVPAPTTTSAPAPTTTAPAPTAAPTTTTTPAPTTTTAPATTTTTAPAPTTTTAPAPTTTAAPTTTAAPAPTTTTTPAPTTTTAPATTTTTAPAPTTTTAPAPTTAAPATAPAPTTSAPAPTTAVPAPTTAAPTTTTAPVPTTTTAPAPTTTNAPAPTTTTAHAPTTTTVPAPTTTSAPAPTTTAPAPTAAPTTTTTPAPRCSCSYKRCSFSDNRCSCSYNRCSCSYNRCSCSYNRCSCSYNL, encoded by the exons actgctgctcctgctcctactccaaccactgctcctgctactactacaacaaatgctcctgctcctactacaaccactgcttctgctcctactacaaccactgctcctgctcctacaaccgctgctcctgccactgctcctgctcctacaacctctgctcctgctcctacgaCCGCTGTTCCTGCTCCTACGACcgctgctcctactacaaccactgctcctgttcctactacaaccactgctcctgctcctactacaaccaatgctcctgctcctactacaaccactgctcatgctcctactacaaccactgttcctgctcctactacaacctctgctcctgctcctacaaccactgctcctgctcctaccgctgctcctactacaaccactactcctgctcctactacaaccactgctcctgctactactacaaccactgctcctgctcctactacaaccactgctcctgctcctactacaacagctgctcctactacaaccgctgctcctgctcctactacaaccactactcctgctcctactacaaccactgctcctgctactactacaaccactgctcctgctcctactacaaccactgctcctgctcctacaaccgctgctcctgccactgctcctgctcctacaacctctgctcctgctcctacgaCCGCTGTTCCTGCTCCTACGACcgctgctcctactacaaccactgctcctgttcctactacaaccactgctcctgctcctactacaaccaatgctcctgctcctactacaaccactgctcatgctcctactacaaccactgttcctgctcctactacaacctctgctcctgctcctacaaccactgctcctgctcctaccgctgctcctactacaaccactactcctgctcct cgctgctcctgctcctacaagCGCTGCTCCTTCTCCGacaaccgctgctcctgctcctacaaccgctgctcctgctcctacaaccgctgctcctgctcctacaaccgctgctcctgctcctacaaccTCTGA